Genomic DNA from Oreochromis aureus strain Israel breed Guangdong linkage group 2, ZZ_aureus, whole genome shotgun sequence:
ATATGTTTTGGCGGTGTACGTTTCTCGTATTTAGTTATTTCGCATTTATGTTTATCCGACTGTCATACTTTTTGTGAAATTGGCGAAAAATTAACTGTGTAGCTGTAGCAGTACATCCATACCTGAACACAGTGCCGTATTTCCTGAATCAACTTATGTGAAGTGACTTATTCGAGATGGTTGGAACACTAGTACCAATATTACTTGtatttgtaattaaaaaatCGTCTTTATGTGAGTTTTCACCGTCAGCTGGCTTTGCCAACCTTAAATTTCGTGCCTTTTAGCTTTACGGCTCTTTTTACtgttgtacttttgtgttttcatggagtgtgttctgttttgataatgcatatttaaatttaattcatatagtattttaatatacatttttgGGAACCTttgttataattattattattagaagtagtagtagtagtagtagcggTAGTATTTTCCTCAACACCTATTGTAGCAGAACATCTTGgacatatttgtatttatttgattgTACTAAGTGTCTCATGATATtgccaaagaaagaaagaaagaaagcgcATGGTGTTACTGATTGTGGACTGTAAGGGACGCTGTTGGTcaatataacatttttttctaaaacattaTGACACAATCCCCTCCCTTACCGCCGTTGCTCATCAAGAAGAGCCGATAGTATTCATTATATGGGCTCACAATCGAAGAAAACGCACATCTCCTTCTTTATATCTAAAAGATAGAATACAGTAGTTTATCATTGGTGATATATTAACTTTAGAACCCAGAATAAGTGAAGGGATTTACAATTGCCTTTAACTATGGACTGTGGATTAAAAGGATACACCCGGTGCATAAAATGGCGCTTTGGCTGTGGACGCAATTGGCATTTCTTCTTGCTCATTTTTTGTCTGATTCATATGGTCACTGGACATATTCGATATTCTATCCcagaggagatgaagaaagGCTCGCTCATCGGTAATGTAGCACAGGACCTCGGCTTGAATCTCAAAAGGCTCCGTTTGGGTCGGGCCCGTATCGTGACCGGCGACAGCATCCAGTACACCGAGCTGCAGACAGACAAAGGGATTTTAGTCGTCAAAGAGAGAATAGACCGAGAGCAGCTTTGTGGAGACACAACCCCGTGCAGTTTCAGCTTTGAGGTAATTTTAGAAAATCCTATGGAGCTACACCAAATCACAGTTGAAATAACGGATATAAACGACCATTCGCCAACCTTCAAACGAAACAGTATCAATTTTGAAATCAGCGAATCAGCCAGTACTGGCGCTCGATTTTCTTTAACCAGTGCAGAAGATCCAGACGTGGGTGTTAACGGACTTAGGGAGTATTTTCTGGCCGAGAATGACAATTTTGTTCTTAAACAAAACTCGAATGCAGACGGGAAGAAATACGCAGAGATGGTGCTTCAGAAGCCGCTGGACAGGGAGACAAATCCTAATCTGTCTCTAAAGCTAATAGCTGTAGATGGTGGGACTCCGCAGAGATCTGGAACAGTAAACATCGATATAACTGTTCTCGATGTAAATGATAATGCTCCAGTATTCAATCAATCTGTGTATAAAGCCACAGTCATGGAAAATTCTCCCCGAGATACTTACGTTACAACTGTTAATGCCAGTGACGCAGATTTCGGGTCAAATAGCATTGTGACTTATTATTTTTCAGATCTCAATAGTGGTCtcagtgatttgtttacaattgACGAAAAACATGGTATAATTTCAATAACAGGCTTTATTGAttatgaaaaagacaaaaaatacgAACTTCGAATCGACGCCAGAGATCAGGGAGGTTTAACAGATTCAAGCAAAGTGATAATTGAAGTAACTGATGTTAATGATAACGTCCCTATCATAAACGTTATGTCATTCACTAGTCCTGTGTCCGAGGACTCTCCTCCTGGTACCACTATTGGCATCATAAATGTAAAAGATCTGGACTCGGGTGATAACGGACAAGTAAACTGTAGAATAGAACAAAACGCGCCTTTCAAAATTAAATCTAATTTAAGAAATTACTATACGTTGGTAACAGATACTGTATTAGATCGTGAAAGCGTTTCAGAATATAACATCACAGTTGTTGCGACAGATGCAGGAATACCTCCTCTTTCAACAAAAAGAACCTTTCATTTAAAGGTCTCTGACGTGAACGATAATGCTCCAGTGTTTTCTCAAAGTGTTTACAATACGTTTATCATAGAGAATAACTCTCCAGGCATTTCTGTTCTCACTCTCGGGGCTAAAGATCCCGATGAAAACCAAAACGCCCGGATATCTTATATACTGGAGAAGACTAATATTGGTGGAGCTCCAGTTTCTgaatatgtttcagtaaatgCAGAAAGCGGAATCGTGCACGCTGTGCGCTTATTTGATTATGAACAAATCAAACAGCTGGTTTTTGTTGTCAAGGCGCAAGATGGAGGCTCCCCTCCTCTCAGTAACAATGTGACTGTGAAACTGATAGTTCAGGACCAGAACGACAACCCTCCTCAGGTTCTGTACCCAGTCCAGATTGGTGGATCTCTGGTGGCTGAAATGGTGCCTCGTTCAGCAGATGTGGGCTATCTAGTGACTAAAGTGGTGGCTGTTGATGTGGACTCTGGACAGAATGCCTGGCTCTCCTATAAACTGCAGAAAGCCACAGACAGGGCGCTGTTTGAAGTGGGCTTACAGaatggagaaatcagaactatcCGCCAAGTCACTGATAAAGATGCTGTCAAACAAAGACTGACTGTTATAGTGGAGGACAACGGGCAGCCCTCTCGTTCAGCTACAGTCATTGTTAACGTGGCGGTGGCGGACAGCTTCCCTGAAGTGTTGTCGGAGTTCACTGAGTTGACCCACGACAAGGAGTACAATGACAACCTGACTTTTTACTTAGTCTTGGCTCTGGCTGTGGTTTCCTTCCTCTTCATCACGTGTTTAGTGGTTATTATATCAGTCAAAATCTACAGGTGGAGACAGTCTCGCATCCTGTATCACTCCAACCTGCCTGTCATTCCATATTATCCACCACGTTACTCAGACACTTTGGGGACAGGGACTCTTCCACATGTGTACAATTACGAGGTGTGCAGGACGACTGACTCCAGAAAGAGTGACTGTAAATTCGGCAGAGCTGGTAGTCAGAACGTGCTTATAATGGACCCCAATTCTGCAGGAACGATGCAGCGGATACAGAGTGAAAAGAGCATCCTGGATGAACCAGACTCTCCGCTAGAGGTTGGTTTGGATCATTTTTGTTTCCCTCTTTCATCTTTTCTCTGTCTATGCAATCTTACAGTGATAGTCATTTTCAACACCATGGACAGAACCTCACTTTGTTTCACTTCGTAGGATTATTGGACATCTGAGCCTACTAAGAAATTTAAGGAAATACTATTTCTTTCTATCCCCAGTCAGTGAAATGTTTTGGCGGTGTAAGTTTCTCGTATTTAGTTATTTCGCTTTTATGTTTTTCCGACTTTGTCATACTTTTTGTGAAATTGGCTGAAAATTAAGTGTGTAGCTGAAGCAGTACATCCATACCTGAACACAGTGACTTATTTCCTGAGTCGACTTATGTGAACTGACGTATTCGAGATGGTCTGAAAACTAGTACCAATATTACTTGCATttgtaatttgaaaaaaaaaaaccctctttatGTGAGTTTTCACCCTCAGCTGGCTTTGCCAACCTCAAATGTCGTTCCTTTCAGCGttacagtgtttgtttgttttttactgttgtACTTTTGTGTTGTCATGGAGTGTGTTCTGTTTTGATAATgcatatttaaatttaattcatataatattttaatataattttttgggaacctttattattatcattattattattattattattagtagtagtagtagtagtagtagtagtagtagtagtagtagtggtagtagtagtagtagtagcagtagtagtagcGGAAGTATTTTCCTGAACACCTATTCTAGCAGAACATCTTGgacatatttgtatttatttgattgTACCAAATGTCAGGAGACATTGAGTCGTtgccaaagaaagaaagaaagaaagaaagaaaaagaaagcgctTGGTGTTACTGATTGTGGACTCTAAGGGACGCTGTTGgtcaatataaaaaaaaatttctaaaaCATTATGACCCAGTCCCCTCCCTTACCGCTGTTTTTCATCAAAGCAAAGCCGATAGTATTCATTATATGGGCTGACAATCGAAGAAAACGCACATCTCCTTCTTTATATCTAAAAGATAGAATACAGTAGTTTTTCATTGGTGATATATTCACTTTAGAACCCAGAATAAGTGAAGCGATTAACGATTGCCTTTAACTATGGACTACGGATTAAAAGGATACACCCGGTGCATAAAATGGCGCTTTGGCTGTGGACGCAATTGGCATTTCTTCTTGCTCATTTTTTGTCTGATTCATATGGTCACTGGACATATTCGATATTCTATCCcagaggagatgaagaaagGCTCGCTCATCGGTAATGTAGCACAGGACCTCGGCTTGAATCTCAAAAGGCTCCGTTTGGGTCGGGCCCGTATCGTGACCGGCGACAGCATCCAGTACACCGAGCTGCAGACAGACAAAGGGATTTTAGTCGTCAAAGAGAGAATAGACCGAGAGCAGCTTTGTGGAGACACAACCCCGTGCAGTTTCAGCTTTGAGGTAATTTTAGAAAATCCTATGGAGCTACACCAAATCACAGTTGAAATAACGGATATAAACGACCATTCGCCAACCTTCAAACGAAAGAGCATCAATTTTGAAATCAGCGAAATAGCCAGTGCTGGCGCTCGATTTTCTTTAACCAGTGCAGAAGATCCAGACGTGGGTGTTAACGGACTTAGGGAGTATTTTCTGACCGAGAATGACAATTTTGTTCTTAAACAAAACTCGAATGCAGACGGGAAGAAATACGCAGAGATGGTGCTTCAGAAGCTGCTGGACAGGGAGACAAATCCTAATCTGTCTCTAAAGCTGATAGCTGTAGATGGTGGGACTCCGCAGAGATCTGGCACAGTAAATATCGATATAACTGTTCTCGATGCAAATGATAATGCTCCAGTATTCAATCAATCTGTATATAAAGCCACAGTCATGGAAAATTCTCCCCGAGATACTTACGTTACCACTGTTAATGCTAGTGACGCAGATTTCGGGTCAAACAGCATTGTGACTTATTATTTTTCAGATCTCAACAGTGGTCTCAATGATGTATTCATAATTAACGAAAAAACTGGTGTCATTTCAATAACAGGCTCTATTgattatgaaaaaaacaaaaaatacgaACTTCGAATCGAGGCAAAAGATCAGGGAGGTTTAACAGATTCAAGCAAAGTGATAATTGAAGTAACTGATGTTAATGATAACGCCCCTATCATAAGCGTTATGTCATTCACTAGTCCTGTGTCCGAGGACTCTCCTCCTGGTACCACTATTGGCATCATAAATGTAAAAGATCTGGACTCGGGTGATAACGGACAAGTAAACTGTAGAATAGAACAAAACGCGCCTTTCAAAATTAAATCTAATTTAAGAAATTACTATACGTTGGTAACAGATACTGTATTAGATCGTGAAAGCGTTTCAGAATATAACATCACAGTTGTTGCGACAGATGCAGGAATACCTCCTCTTTCAACAAAAAGAACCTTTCATTTAAAGGTCTCTGACGTGAACGATAATGCTCCAGTGTTTTCTCAAAGTGTTTACAATACGTTTATCATAGAGAATAACTCTCCAGGCATTTCTGTTCTCACTCTCGGGGCTAAAGATCCCGATGAAAACCAAAACGCCCGGATATCTTATATACTGGAGAAGACTAATATTGGTGGAGCTCCAGTTTCTgaatatgtttcagtaaatgCAGAAAGCGGAATCGTGCACGCTGTGCGCTCATTTGATTATGAACAAATCAAACAGCTGGTTTTTATTGTCAAGGCGCAAGATGGAGGCTCCCCTCCTCTCAGTAACAATGTGACTGTGAAACTGATAGTTCAGGACCAGAACGACAACCCTCCTCAGGTTCTGTACCCAGTCCAGACTGGTGGATCTCTGGTGGCTGAAATGGTGCCTCGTTCAGCAGATGTGGGCTATCTGGTGACTAAAGTGGTGGCTGTTGATGTGGACTCTGGACAGAATGCCTGGCTCTCCTATAAACTGCAGAAAGCCACAGACAGGGCCCTGTTTGAAGTGGGCTTACAGaatggagaaatcagaactatcCGCCAAGTCACTGATAAAGATGCTGTCAAACAAAGACTGACTGTTATAGTGGAGGACAACGGGCAGCCCTCTCGTTCAGCTACAGTCATTGTTAACGTGGCGGTGGCGGACAGTTTCCCTGAAGTGCTGTCGGAGTTCACTGAGTTTAAACACGACAAGGAGTACAATGACAACCTGACTTTTTACTTAGTCTTGGCTCtggctgtagtttccttcctcTTCATCACGTGTTTAGTGGTTATTATATCAGTCAAAATCTACAGGTGGAGACAGTCTCGCATCCTGTATCACTCCAACCTGCCTGTCATTCCATATTATCCACCACGTTACTCAGACACTCTGGGGACAGGGACTCTTCCACATGTGTACAATTACGAGGTGTGCAGGACGACTGACTCCAGAAAGAGTGACTGTAAATTCGGCAGAGCTGGTAGTCAGAACGTGCTGATAATGGACCCCAGTTGTACAGGAACGATGCAGCGGATACAGAGTGAAAAGAGCATCCTGGATGAACCGGACTCTCCTCTAGAGGTTAGTTAATCCGTATAAcggactgtttttttgtttttttttaaaaatatatatatttttcccctATATTGCAGTATTAAATAACTTCCagcaccagggacagcgcctaTGTTTTCGTAATGTACTCACGATTATAGTTTCCCTATCACATCTTCCGAAGTAATCACTCGCCTCTTCGTATGTTTCTTTCAATTATATGAAGAAATCCATGCTCAGTTTTTTCGTTCATACCCCCAAACAGAGTTTGTCcacattgtttttttccttttatcatTATCACTGTTGTTATTTGTTGTCCAGGCTGTGTTGGTTTTCTTGACACGGAAATGAACAGTGCTACAAACGTTTGCTAACACAAAATATTAGCGTAAAGCAGAACCCAGTCATATACTCATATCTTAATAATTTCCTGGCTTTCTTTCATATTACGTATTTCCAAATACTTAATCTCATTACAAAACCGTTTCATACGAAAGTTCTCATCAGACCTTACAACAACCGAATTGCTCAGTCATCTTATTTATATGATTTCATTGTACATAATTGTATATTTCCCTTAAAAGTAGCATTTTCTTATGAGTCaggtaatatttttattttattttgttaatgagCGGCACAGTtttttgtgcagttatttgaattaaaaaaaaaaacattttaaattgaatCTGGATAGATTTTAATTCCCTTtctgtgaaaatgtgttaaaacattGATGCTGAAGTATTTCAGTCAGTCGATAGTATTGTCTTTTTCAACTCATTTCATATTAATCTCCATGCTAGATAAAATGCATTCATTTCCGGATTAACTAttgttatttttagttttattcaaGCCTCATttgatttttcacattttcgACTCTAAGCGACGCTGTTGGCCAGTAAGATGATTTTTTGTGTTACGTTGTCATTCATTCCATCCCCCCATTGATCATGCCGTGAGGAAGGCTCTCCGTGTATTGTCCAGTGCGGACTCACAGACTTTCATTTGAAGCGTTTAAAGCTTGAGGACAGTTGTAAATGTAACACCTGCGCTTATACTGGGACGTTTCCTACTACCTACAAAGGAAAAAGCTTCCATCGTTTGATTATTTCCATCGGAGTGATGGCAACATTAAGATCTCTGACCTGCATTTCTTCAGAATGCCGATCATTTTATGAACTGCGACGTCACATAGAACTCCTTCTGTTGCTGCTTCTTGCGGTTAACATGGTAGGTGGTCAAATTCGGTATTCTATGCCCGAGGAGATGAAGAAAGGCTCTGTTATCGGTAATGTGGCGCAGGACCTTGGCTTGGATCTGAAAAGGCTCCGCTCAGGGCGGGCCCGCATCGTCACCGGAGAAAACGTTCACTACACCGAGCTGCAGACAGACAAAGGGATTCTGGTCGTGAATGAGAGAATAGACCGAGAGCAGCTTTGTGGGGACGTAACGCCGTGTAGTTTCAGCTTCGAACTGATATTAGAAAATCCGATGGAACTACACCCCATAACAATAGAAGTCTTAGATGTTAATGATCATTCTCCGATATTCAAGAAAGCAAATATTATGCTAGACATTAGCGAGTCCGCAAATCTCGGTGCCCGATTTGTGTTAGATAGTGCAGAGGATCCTGATGTTGGAGTAAATGGACTTCAAAATTATGTTTTAACCTCGAACGACAACTTTGTTTTAAAACAGCATGTAAATCCAGACGGGAGTAAATATGCAGAGATGGTGCTTCAGAGGCAGTTGGACCGAGAAAAGGTACCACATCTATCTTTGGAGCTTATAGCAGTCGATGGTGGAAATCCACAGAGATCTGGCACCGTAAATATAGACATTAATGTTTTAGATGTAAATGACAACGCTCCCGTTTTCAAACAGTCTGTTTATAAGGCGACGGTGCTAGAAAATGCAGCAAAAGGTACTAATATTGTCACGGTGAATGCTACAGACGCAGATAGTGGATCAAATGGTTACATCACATATTCAATTTCAAATGTGAAGAGCAATATAGCTGATTTATTGTCCATAGATCAGTTCTCTGGTTCGCTGTTTGTCTCAGGCCTCATAGATTTCGAAAAGGATAAAAAATATGAACTCAGGATAGATGCAAAAGATCAGGGCGGACTAACAGATTCAAGCAAAGTGATAATTGAAGTAACTGATGTTAATGATAACGCCCCTATCATAAGTGTTATGTCATTCACTAGTCCCGTGTCCGAGGACTCTCCTCCTGGTACCACTATTGGCATCATAAATGTAAAAGATCTGGACTCGGGTGATAACGGACAAGTAAACTGTAGAATAGAACAAAACGCGCCTTTCAAAATTAAATCTAATTTAAGAAATTACTATACGTTGGTAACAGATACTGTTTTAGATCGTGAAAGCGTTTCAGAATATAACATCACAGTTGTTGCGACAGATGCAGGAATACCTCCTCTTTCAACAAAAAGAACCTTtcatttaaaggtttctgacGTGAACGATAATGCTCCAGTGTTTTCTCAAAGTGTTTACAGTGCgtttattacagaaaataacTCACCCGGCGTTTCTCTTCTTACTGTGGGAGCAGAGGATCCCGATGAAAACCAAAACGCCCGGATATCTTATATACTGGAGAAGACTAATATTGGTGGAGCTCCAGTTTCTgaatatgtttcagtaaatgCAGAAAGCGGAGTCGTGTACGCTGTGCACTCATTTGATTATGAACAAATCAAACAGCTGGTTTTTGTTGTCAAGGCGCAGGATGGAGGCTCTCCTCCACTCAGCAGCAACGTGACTGTGACAATAATGATCCAGGACCAGAACGACAACCCCCCTCAGGTTCTGTACCCAGTCCAGACTGGTGGATCTCTGGTGGCTGAAATGGTGCCTCGTTCAGCAGATGTGGGCTATCTGGTGACTAAAGTGGTGGCTGTTGATGTGGACTCTGGACAGAATGCCTGGCTCTCCTATAAACTGCAGAAAGCCACAGACAGGGCGCTGTTTGAAGTGGGCTTACAGaatggagaaatcagaactatcCGCCAAGTCACTGATAAAGATGCTGTTAAACAAAGACTGACTGTTATAGTGGAGGACAACGGGCAGCCCTCTCGTTCAGCTACAGTCGTTGTTAACGTGGCGGTGGCGGACAGCTTCCCTGAAGTGTTGTCGGAGTTCACTGAGTTGACACACGACAAGGAGTACAATGACAACCTGACTTTTTACTTAGTCTTGGCTCtggctgtagtttccttcctcTTCATCACGTGTTTAGTTGTTATTATATCAGTCAAAATCTACAGATGGAGACAGTCTCGCATCCTGTATCACTCCAACCTGCCTGTCATTCCATATTATCCACCACGTTACTCAGACACTTTGGGGACAGGGACTCTGCCACATGTGTACAATTACGAGGTGTGCAGGACGACTGACTCCAGAAAGAGTGACGTGAAATATATGCAACCGATGAGTCAAAGTTTAGTGAGTGTGGATGGAGCTGGAGACATTGTACCGCAAGTGGATAAGCAACTTTCAGGCAACTTCTCCCAAATGTCTACTCTGGTGAGTGATACTTCAATCTagtaatctctctctctctcgctcgctctcgCACCGACCCCCACGCGCgcgctttttttttcttttttttttgctccggAACGTCACATTCCTTTactgtctttcactcactcgCCTTTAGTGTCGCTGTCCCTTGTGCTGAAACGGTCGGTGGTCagttttgaaatttgtttcgAAAGGGGagcatttaacaaaaaaaatccaaaatagaATACACGATGCAGACGCAACAACAAGAAGAGAAttacagataaaataaaataaccacCGTCCGTGGGTCTTGTTTTTCACGGGAGGATTTAAGCGCAGAATTCTAATCCCAATCAGCTAAGAGCTTAATCAGTggtaaaatgttttgaaacaGTTAAACAATGACAATACTTAAAGTTTTGCAACTTTAATACTCtatgaaatgaaataatataCTTCATATCTTTATTACAATCAACTGTGGTACAATAAGAAATGGAGCAACACTTCAACTTTCGttaaaagaatgaaagaaaaaatatctgaCACTCAGCAGTGAACAGAAATAGCACAGCTCACTATATATTTAGTTCCGCGTTTTCGTTAAGTTTGCAATTTGTTAAGTCATTTAAATTTCTTATGACGTATCAGCAGTGATCTAAAAAAATGTAGCtgaactgaatttttttttaaaaagacttgCAAAATGATTCTGTGGCGCACAATATTGTTAATGTAAGAGCACAGGCTTTATTGATATGGTTAAATAATACAGGATGTATTATTCTTTTTCGATTTACAAATGGATCAAAACTTGCCTTCACTGTTGGATACAACGATTACATGTGTCCTGATCATGCTTATAACACAGACATTACCGTAAATGGGCTCTAAGTGCCGCTGTTGATACATCACTGACTTTCCGTCCAAATCGGTGATGCAGCGGTCCTCCCCTACTCAGTGTTTGTCTGCTTGAACGAAGCTGCTCTGATCCGTTACGGTAGGGTGTAGAATTCCTGCTGGAATATCCTTGCCTGAAATAtggaaatgtgattttttttaaattttatttaagtGCATCTGTTTGAAATTAAGAAGATTCACTGTTACTGCACCGTTTTATTTATGATGGTCTCTATGTGGATAATGGCTGACAGAGGCCGACGGCAAGCGCTGGTGTTGATTCTTTGTCTCATCGAGCTGAGCGCAGTGGCTGGTCAGGCTCGGTATTCCATCCCGGAGGAGCAGGCCGAAGGATCGTTTGTCGGAAACATTGCGAGAGATTTAGGCTTGGATGTTACGAGGCTGATTTCAGGTAAAGCTCGAATTATTACAAAAGGAGGCCGACAGTATGTGGATTTGAACAAAGACAAAGGCATCCTTGTTATTAAAGAGAGAATCGACCGGGAGGAACTGTGTGGAAAGACGACGCCCTGTAGCTTCAGCTTCGAGGTGATTTTAGAAAATCCTATCCAGCTTTATCGTGTGACAGTGGAGGTGACAGATATAAATGATAACAGTCCGTCGTTCCCGAAAGATGAAATCATCTTGAAAATTGCTGAAAGTGTAGCATCAGGGACCCGCTTCTCGTTGGAGAGTGCAGATGACGCTGATGTTGGCTTTAATGATATTCAAAGATACGGACTTAAACCCTctgatcattttaaagtagaagTACAGAACCAGTCGGATGGAGGCAGGTTTGTTGAAATGGTTTTACAAAACCCGTTAGACCGAGAGAAAGAGGAGACTCACAGTCTCGTGTTGATTGCTTCAGATGGCGGGGAGCCACGGAGATCAGGGACAGTGCGTATTCATATTACTGTGCTGGATGCCAACGATAACGCGCCTGTGTGCAGCCA
This window encodes:
- the LOC116335353 gene encoding protocadherin gamma-A11-like isoform X10, with translation MATLRSLTCISSECRSFYELRRHIELLLLLLLAVNMVGGQIRYSMPEEMKKGSVIGNVAQDLGLDLKRLRSGRARIVTGENVHYTELQTDKGILVVNERIDREQLCGDVTPCSFSFELILENPMELHPITIEVLDVNDHSPIFKKANIMLDISESANLGARFVLDSAEDPDVGVNGLQNYVLTSNDNFVLKQHVNPDGSKYAEMVLQRQLDREKVPHLSLELIAVDGGNPQRSGTVNIDINVLDVNDNAPVFKQSVYKATVLENAAKGTNIVTVNATDADSGSNGYITYSISNVKSNIADLLSIDQFSGSLFVSGLIDFEKDKKYELRIDAKDQGGLTDSSKVIIEVTDVNDNAPIISVMSFTSPVSEDSPPGTTIGIINVKDLDSGDNGQVNCRIEQNAPFKIKSNLRNYYTLVTDTVLDRESVSEYNITVVATDAGIPPLSTKRTFHLKVSDVNDNAPVFSQSVYSAFITENNSPGVSLLTVGAEDPDENQNARISYILEKTNIGGAPVSEYVSVNAESGVVYAVHSFDYEQIKQLVFVVKAQDGGSPPLSSNVTVTIMIQDQNDNPPQVLYPVQTGGSLVAEMVPRSADVGYLVTKVVAVDVDSGQNAWLSYKLQKATDRALFEVGLQNGEIRTIRQVTDKDAVKQRLTVIVEDNGQPSRSATVVVNVAVADSFPEVLSEFTELTHDKEYNDNLTFYLVLALAVVSFLFITCLVVIISVKIYRWRQSRILYHSNLPVIPYYPPRYSDTLGTGTLPHVYNYEVCRTTDSRKSDVKYMQPMSQSLVSVDGAGDIVPQVDKQLSGNFSQMSTLQKPPNNDWRFTQGQRPGPSGATGGPEVAMGTGPWPQPPTEAEQLQALMAAANEVSEATATLGPGTMGLSTRYSPQFTLQHVPDYRQNVYIPGSTATLTSNPQQQQATAQQATQQALPPPQASAQPEPPKAAQTPASKKKSTKKEKK
- the LOC116335353 gene encoding protocadherin gamma-A10-like isoform X9, translating into MDYGLKGYTRCIKWRFGCGRNWHFFLLIFCLIHMVTGHIRYSIPEEMKKGSLIGNVAQDLGLNLKRLRLGRARIVTGDSIQYTELQTDKGILVVKERIDREQLCGDTTPCSFSFEVILENPMELHQITVEITDINDHSPTFKRKSINFEISEIASAGARFSLTSAEDPDVGVNGLREYFLTENDNFVLKQNSNADGKKYAEMVLQKLLDRETNPNLSLKLIAVDGGTPQRSGTVNIDITVLDANDNAPVFNQSVYKATVMENSPRDTYVTTVNASDADFGSNSIVTYYFSDLNSGLNDVFIINEKTGVISITGSIDYEKNKKYELRIEAKDQGGLTDSSKVIIEVTDVNDNAPIISVMSFTSPVSEDSPPGTTIGIINVKDLDSGDNGQVNCRIEQNAPFKIKSNLRNYYTLVTDTVLDRESVSEYNITVVATDAGIPPLSTKRTFHLKVSDVNDNAPVFSQSVYNTFIIENNSPGISVLTLGAKDPDENQNARISYILEKTNIGGAPVSEYVSVNAESGIVHAVRSFDYEQIKQLVFIVKAQDGGSPPLSNNVTVKLIVQDQNDNPPQVLYPVQTGGSLVAEMVPRSADVGYLVTKVVAVDVDSGQNAWLSYKLQKATDRALFEVGLQNGEIRTIRQVTDKDAVKQRLTVIVEDNGQPSRSATVIVNVAVADSFPEVLSEFTEFKHDKEYNDNLTFYLVLALAVVSFLFITCLVVIISVKIYRWRQSRILYHSNLPVIPYYPPRYSDTLGTGTLPHVYNYEVCRTTDSRKSDCKFGRAGSQNVLIMDPSCTGTMQRIQSEKSILDEPDSPLEQKPPNNDWRFTQGQRPGPSGATGGPEVAMGTGPWPQPPTEAEQLQALMAAANEVSEATATLGPGTMGLSTRYSPQFTLQHVPDYRQNVYIPGSTATLTSNPQQQQATAQQATQQALPPPQASAQPEPPKAAQTPASKKKSTKKEKK
- the LOC116335353 gene encoding protocadherin gamma-A5-like isoform X8 codes for the protein MDCGLKGYTRCIKWRFGCGRNWHFFLLIFCLIHMVTGHIRYSIPEEMKKGSLIGNVAQDLGLNLKRLRLGRARIVTGDSIQYTELQTDKGILVVKERIDREQLCGDTTPCSFSFEVILENPMELHQITVEITDINDHSPTFKRNSINFEISESASTGARFSLTSAEDPDVGVNGLREYFLAENDNFVLKQNSNADGKKYAEMVLQKPLDRETNPNLSLKLIAVDGGTPQRSGTVNIDITVLDVNDNAPVFNQSVYKATVMENSPRDTYVTTVNASDADFGSNSIVTYYFSDLNSGLSDLFTIDEKHGIISITGFIDYEKDKKYELRIDARDQGGLTDSSKVIIEVTDVNDNVPIINVMSFTSPVSEDSPPGTTIGIINVKDLDSGDNGQVNCRIEQNAPFKIKSNLRNYYTLVTDTVLDRESVSEYNITVVATDAGIPPLSTKRTFHLKVSDVNDNAPVFSQSVYNTFIIENNSPGISVLTLGAKDPDENQNARISYILEKTNIGGAPVSEYVSVNAESGIVHAVRLFDYEQIKQLVFVVKAQDGGSPPLSNNVTVKLIVQDQNDNPPQVLYPVQIGGSLVAEMVPRSADVGYLVTKVVAVDVDSGQNAWLSYKLQKATDRALFEVGLQNGEIRTIRQVTDKDAVKQRLTVIVEDNGQPSRSATVIVNVAVADSFPEVLSEFTELTHDKEYNDNLTFYLVLALAVVSFLFITCLVVIISVKIYRWRQSRILYHSNLPVIPYYPPRYSDTLGTGTLPHVYNYEVCRTTDSRKSDCKFGRAGSQNVLIMDPNSAGTMQRIQSEKSILDEPDSPLEQKPPNNDWRFTQGQRPGPSGATGGPEVAMGTGPWPQPPTEAEQLQALMAAANEVSEATATLGPGTMGLSTRYSPQFTLQHVPDYRQNVYIPGSTATLTSNPQQQQATAQQATQQALPPPQASAQPEPPKAAQTPASKKKSTKKEKK